The Calditerrivibrio nitroreducens DSM 19672 genome window below encodes:
- the hemC gene encoding hydroxymethylbilane synthase produces MEKITIATRGSKLALWQANHIKSLLTNRYPEMLVELKIIKTQGDIILDVPLAKIGGKGLFVKEIENALIENEADLAVHSMKDVPVELPDELEIYVNPHRESPFDAFLSVKYNNLDELPRGAKLGTSSLRRKVQISRIRPDIEITDLRGNVDTRIRKLTEGTFDAIILARAGLNRLNLLEWAKYTFDDSEIVPSVCQGTLGIEVRKDDDRIKNILKFMKDEKTEIVTRAERAFLRRLEGGCQAPIGGYCKIEGGKLKMIGFLSSLDGDEFLKYEEYGDMDKPEVLGESVAEKILINGGKKILDDIYARS; encoded by the coding sequence ATGGAAAAAATCACAATAGCTACAAGGGGAAGCAAATTGGCGCTCTGGCAAGCAAACCATATCAAATCGTTACTTACCAATAGATACCCAGAAATGCTTGTGGAGCTTAAAATTATCAAAACTCAAGGAGATATAATTCTGGATGTGCCCCTTGCCAAAATAGGTGGTAAAGGACTTTTTGTGAAAGAGATAGAAAATGCTCTAATTGAAAATGAGGCTGATCTGGCCGTTCATAGTATGAAGGATGTACCGGTGGAACTCCCTGATGAGCTGGAGATTTATGTAAATCCTCATAGAGAATCACCATTTGATGCCTTTCTGTCGGTAAAGTATAATAACTTAGATGAATTGCCCAGGGGGGCAAAGCTAGGTACGAGTAGTTTAAGGAGAAAGGTTCAGATATCGAGGATAAGACCGGATATAGAAATAACGGATTTGAGGGGAAACGTGGATACCAGAATAAGAAAACTCACCGAAGGAACATTTGATGCAATAATTTTAGCCAGAGCCGGACTAAACAGGCTAAACCTTCTTGAATGGGCAAAATATACATTTGATGATTCTGAGATTGTACCATCCGTTTGCCAGGGGACATTGGGAATTGAAGTGAGGAAAGATGATGATAGGATAAAAAATATCCTCAAATTTATGAAAGATGAAAAAACTGAGATTGTCACAAGAGCCGAAAGGGCTTTTTTGAGAAGATTGGAAGGTGGATGTCAGGCTCCCATAGGTGGGTATTGCAAAATAGAGGGTGGTAAATTAAAGATGATCGGCTTTTTATCGTCACTTGACGGTGATGAGTTTTTGAAGTATGAAGAATATGGTGATATGGATAAACCTGAAGTATTAGGTGAGTCTGTGGCGGAAAAGATACTTATAAACGGTGGTAAAAAAATTTTGGATGATATATATGCCAGGTCGTAA
- the hemA gene encoding glutamyl-tRNA reductase, producing MQLAVLGLNHNTAPVEIREKLAISDKNYERIYAQILQNNRIYEVLILSTCNRVEYYIVTDDFLCNVDAVLQIVATESNIDPFELKKYTYIHCGLDAVKHIFKVASGLDSLVLGEPQIFGQVKDAFDKAKIYGKFDTFLNKLEEFTIRTSKKVRTNTKISENPVSVSYAAVEFAKKIFNDLSSRTALIIGAGEMCELAAKHLEGNGIKRIFVTNRTFERALQLAKEVNGEAVPIEKFVEYLKEVDIVISSTGAPNYMVTYEMIKNVLHIRKYEPMFFIDIAVPRDIDPKINELENTFVYDIDDLKEVVEANKKQREKEALKALEIIESQVVEFDHWLSSTKIIPIIKQLRQQMEELKNNEIQRMVEKLKISDPQEVKRIDAIVTSYMNKILHNPIMTLKDSVKDKKQYTIAEAVRLIFDIKE from the coding sequence ATGCAGCTTGCCGTTTTAGGTCTCAATCACAATACTGCACCTGTGGAGATCAGGGAAAAACTTGCCATTTCAGATAAAAACTATGAGAGAATATATGCTCAGATATTGCAAAATAATAGGATTTATGAAGTGTTGATACTTTCAACATGTAATAGGGTGGAATATTACATAGTAACGGATGATTTTTTATGCAATGTGGATGCCGTCCTACAGATAGTGGCAACCGAAAGCAATATAGATCCTTTTGAACTAAAGAAATATACATACATACATTGTGGATTGGATGCCGTAAAGCATATTTTTAAGGTGGCATCGGGGTTGGATTCTCTTGTTTTGGGTGAGCCGCAGATCTTTGGACAGGTAAAAGATGCCTTTGATAAGGCTAAGATTTATGGTAAGTTTGATACCTTTTTAAATAAGTTGGAAGAGTTTACCATTCGGACATCCAAAAAAGTACGCACGAATACTAAGATTTCTGAAAACCCTGTTTCTGTAAGTTATGCAGCGGTGGAGTTTGCCAAGAAGATTTTTAACGACCTTTCTTCCAGGACAGCTCTTATAATTGGAGCTGGTGAGATGTGTGAACTGGCGGCCAAACATCTGGAAGGAAATGGGATAAAGAGAATCTTTGTTACAAATAGAACATTTGAAAGGGCACTACAGCTGGCAAAAGAAGTAAATGGTGAGGCTGTCCCCATAGAGAAGTTTGTGGAGTATTTAAAAGAGGTTGATATTGTAATAAGCTCCACAGGGGCACCAAATTACATGGTGACATATGAAATGATTAAAAATGTTTTACATATACGGAAATACGAGCCTATGTTTTTTATTGATATCGCAGTGCCAAGAGATATAGATCCCAAGATAAATGAATTGGAAAATACGTTTGTTTATGACATTGATGATCTGAAAGAGGTTGTGGAAGCTAATAAAAAGCAGAGGGAGAAAGAGGCTTTAAAAGCTCTGGAAATTATTGAATCACAGGTGGTGGAATTTGACCACTGGTTGAGTTCCACTAAAATAATACCGATTATTAAGCAGCTAAGACAACAGATGGAGGAGTTGAAGAATAATGAAATCCAAAGGATGGTGGAAAAATTAAAAATTAGTGATCCTCAAGAGGTGAAGAGGATAGATGCCATTGTTACATCTTATATGAATAAGATTTTGCATAATCCTATAATGACGCTCAAAGATTCTGTTAAAGATAAAAAACAGTATACTATAGCTGAAGCGGTTCGTCTGATTTTTGATATCAAAGAATAA
- the ccsA gene encoding cytochrome c biogenesis protein CcsA: MEIRWHMLFDFAILLYLLAFLSAGFNAFLGGERYTKIATAFVSLAAVVNLSYLITRWYLFGAFPIKDLKDIFNMIILFLGVVAVYINYKVKKAGVYLFVIPVIIILGIAGFAHSSILIHKQFSSFWLAVHLPFTISGTVLFVVSALFGILYFIQEKQLKKKNFGYLYNLLPSIDMLNKINKTAMIVGFLLFTIGLLSGYIWGIYEWNGRIILTSKLLFSMITWFIFGIIIVIKKTKGMSPRDTAFSSILGIVSVVVTYIGVALFIKG, from the coding sequence ATGGAGATAAGGTGGCACATGTTGTTTGATTTTGCAATACTTTTGTATCTTCTGGCATTTTTGTCTGCAGGATTTAATGCTTTTCTGGGTGGTGAAAGGTATACAAAGATTGCCACAGCATTCGTATCGTTAGCTGCAGTGGTAAATCTGTCGTATCTTATTACTAGGTGGTATCTGTTTGGGGCTTTTCCGATAAAGGATCTTAAGGATATATTTAACATGATCATACTTTTTTTGGGTGTTGTGGCTGTTTACATCAACTATAAAGTTAAAAAAGCTGGGGTGTATCTTTTTGTTATCCCTGTTATTATAATATTGGGTATTGCGGGGTTTGCTCATAGTTCCATTTTAATACACAAGCAGTTTTCAAGTTTCTGGTTGGCCGTTCATCTCCCTTTTACCATATCAGGAACAGTTCTTTTTGTTGTTTCGGCGTTGTTTGGTATTTTATACTTCATCCAGGAGAAACAGCTTAAAAAGAAAAATTTTGGCTATCTCTACAATTTACTTCCGTCTATTGATATGTTAAACAAAATAAATAAAACTGCAATGATAGTTGGGTTTTTACTTTTCACGATAGGTCTTTTATCCGGATACATCTGGGGTATCTATGAGTGGAATGGTAGAATAATCCTTACATCCAAACTTCTTTTTTCCATGATAACGTGGTTTATCTTTGGCATAATAATCGTAATAAAAAAAACAAAAGGGATGTCGCCGAGGGATACAGCATTTAGTAGCATATTGGGGATTGTATCAGTAGTTGTAACGTATATCGGTGTGGCTTTATTTATAAAGGGGTAA
- a CDS encoding MATE family efflux transporter, with protein MINGTFKRYLKNSWSNSWPIILIMFFEFLIGITDVYIAGKISKEIQASIGFVSQLYFILIVIGNAFTMGVVSISSKLYTGNRDEFYRMVYTAIVSIFIISIVLTIIAINSYNKLINLINVPIQIKPYILEFLKIYSYMIFFHYILIVTNGILRSSKRIKRSLFTMFIVFIVNIGTNIFYVFYTPIGYKGIVLSTLTAVSIGFLLNIFFIWKDIFTIKEFRYDLFKKAISIGWPSGVVQIGWQLASVVIFMMLSSLPENPTIYLAAFTNGIRVESIIFLPSFAFSMANAVIVGNLFGEKKYQDAYKNSLFTSLLGCGIITVITVIVVINANFITSLLSNDPLVIKESSRYLYISAISEPFMAIGTILIGALNGAGDTKQTMIRILSSLWGVRIPLALILAFLFGFRAYGIWWAMTISIIIQALLIYKRHNSRRWIRDDY; from the coding sequence ATGATAAATGGCACATTTAAAAGATATCTAAAAAATAGCTGGAGTAATAGCTGGCCTATAATACTTATAATGTTTTTTGAATTTCTTATAGGGATAACCGATGTCTACATTGCAGGTAAAATTTCAAAAGAGATACAGGCATCTATAGGTTTTGTTTCACAACTTTATTTTATATTAATAGTCATTGGGAATGCTTTTACCATGGGGGTAGTTTCCATATCTTCAAAGCTCTATACCGGAAATAGAGATGAATTTTATAGGATGGTATATACAGCAATTGTCAGTATATTCATAATCTCTATTGTATTAACAATAATCGCCATAAATAGCTACAATAAACTAATAAATCTCATCAATGTCCCAATACAGATCAAACCATACATACTTGAATTTTTAAAGATCTACTCATACATGATCTTTTTCCACTATATCCTCATAGTAACCAATGGTATTTTAAGATCAAGTAAACGGATAAAAAGATCCCTTTTCACGATGTTTATAGTATTCATAGTCAACATAGGCACCAATATTTTCTACGTCTTTTATACCCCCATAGGTTACAAAGGAATAGTTTTATCCACACTCACAGCAGTATCTATTGGCTTTTTATTAAATATCTTTTTCATATGGAAAGATATCTTTACGATAAAAGAATTTCGGTATGACCTTTTCAAAAAAGCCATATCGATAGGGTGGCCAAGTGGAGTAGTTCAGATTGGATGGCAGCTGGCTTCTGTTGTTATCTTTATGATGTTGAGCTCTCTTCCGGAAAACCCCACCATCTATCTTGCGGCTTTCACCAACGGTATTAGGGTGGAATCGATCATCTTTCTACCATCATTTGCTTTCAGTATGGCAAACGCTGTAATAGTAGGTAATCTCTTTGGAGAAAAAAAATATCAGGATGCATATAAGAATTCTCTGTTTACATCACTTTTGGGTTGTGGTATAATTACAGTAATAACGGTAATAGTTGTAATAAACGCAAACTTTATTACATCACTATTATCGAATGATCCACTGGTGATAAAGGAGAGTAGCAGATACCTGTATATCAGTGCTATAAGTGAACCCTTTATGGCAATAGGAACGATACTGATAGGTGCCCTAAACGGTGCAGGAGATACAAAACAAACAATGATAAGAATACTGTCAAGCCTTTGGGGCGTGCGAATACCTCTTGCCTTAATACTTGCATTCCTTTTTGGATTCAGGGCTTATGGTATTTGGTGGGCAATGACTATTTCTATAATAATTCAGGCGTTATTGATTTACAAAAGACATAATTCCAGAAGGTGGATAAGGGATGATTATTGA
- a CDS encoding DUF2156 domain-containing protein — MIIEKLDLKHKEILFGRLKKVDTLISEYSFANLYLFRRAHNYEVIKDNADIFVKGITYDKKCYLMPTIPFNELDIKKVDRILREVDCIFPLDYQWIEGIEDRYCVTSNINDTDYIYTIEKMSTFKGRNLHGKRNLLKQFTENYNCTIKPLTEENKKDAIMVVEEWQKSLGEPPEETDFHANIEAIQYCEDLFICGLLYYISDKPVGLIMGEEIREDTFAIHFAKGLKGYKGIYQYIYNSFANMLPKKYEYLNFEQDLGKPSLRQAKSSYEPDIMIHKYRLSLRERCSC; from the coding sequence ATGATTATTGAAAAACTTGACCTAAAACACAAAGAGATATTGTTTGGCCGACTCAAAAAAGTGGATACCTTGATTTCTGAATACAGTTTTGCCAATCTCTACCTATTTAGAAGGGCTCATAATTACGAAGTTATAAAAGATAATGCTGATATATTTGTAAAAGGGATAACCTATGATAAAAAATGCTACCTCATGCCCACAATCCCATTTAATGAACTTGATATAAAAAAAGTAGATAGAATATTAAGAGAGGTGGACTGTATTTTTCCATTAGATTACCAATGGATCGAAGGTATAGAAGATAGATACTGTGTAACTTCAAATATCAATGACACCGACTACATATACACTATTGAAAAAATGAGTACCTTTAAAGGTAGAAATCTTCATGGAAAGCGAAATCTTTTGAAACAGTTTACAGAAAACTATAATTGTACAATAAAACCTCTTACCGAAGAGAATAAAAAAGATGCTATCATGGTAGTGGAAGAATGGCAAAAATCATTGGGAGAACCACCAGAAGAAACAGATTTTCACGCCAACATAGAAGCCATACAATACTGCGAAGATCTGTTCATTTGCGGACTTTTATACTACATTTCAGATAAACCTGTAGGACTCATTATGGGGGAAGAGATAAGAGAAGATACATTTGCCATACATTTCGCAAAAGGGTTAAAAGGGTATAAGGGGATCTATCAGTATATTTACAACAGCTTTGCAAACATGTTACCCAAAAAATATGAATACCTCAACTTTGAACAGGATTTGGGCAAACCATCATTAAGACAGGCAAAATCCTCCTACGAGCCTGATATAATGATTCACAAATATAGATTGAGTTTAAGAGAGAGGTGCTCATGTTAA
- a CDS encoding 2-oxoacid:acceptor oxidoreductase subunit alpha: MLKVKIGGPAGLGIMTSGLIFSKLLKRIGYHVHGYQEYPSLIRGGYNNYLIIADNNETSAPYKRYDILVALTDVALMNEKITDDMVVLVDLENTKEKALLRGKVVDLPFKKILTASGANEIAKNSIALGALVKLLNIDFGEFDKLLKENYPSEKLYKINYQTAKKGYSCVNESLSVKHSVKDSSNKLILTGNEAICLGAITAGVNFFATYPMTPASSILHFLAEQELQFNIITKHTEDEISAINMAIGASFAGARSMVATSGGGFSLMVEGLGLAAIAETPIVIVESQRPGPATGMPTWTEQADLKFVLNASQDEFVRVVLTPGDVEELFYFTFDAFNLAEKYQIPVFILSDKYLSESHFTTKSFKTDHLQIDRGLLFDGDPGKPMEFFPRYKEVENGIGMRTIPGTPGGLYKAPGNEHDEYGFVTDNAENRVIQQDRRFKKIPEIIKEIPHPALYGADDATITVVCWGSLKLQMMELLKYTNKVNFIHFPAIHPLDWSKVKALFENRNLVIVENNKTAQLRSVIAEQTGIIIEKTILKYDGRPFFVDELYEKLLGEVL, from the coding sequence ATGTTAAAAGTAAAAATTGGAGGCCCTGCAGGGCTCGGTATTATGACCTCAGGATTGATATTTTCAAAATTACTAAAAAGAATAGGTTACCACGTACACGGATACCAAGAATACCCTTCACTTATAAGAGGTGGATACAACAACTATCTTATCATAGCTGATAATAATGAAACTTCTGCCCCTTACAAAAGATACGATATACTTGTAGCACTTACGGATGTTGCATTAATGAATGAAAAAATAACTGACGATATGGTGGTGCTTGTTGATCTGGAGAATACAAAAGAAAAGGCTCTTTTAAGGGGAAAAGTTGTAGATTTACCTTTTAAAAAGATCTTAACTGCCTCAGGAGCAAACGAAATAGCCAAAAATAGTATAGCACTTGGGGCTTTGGTGAAATTACTAAATATCGATTTTGGAGAGTTTGATAAACTATTAAAAGAAAACTACCCATCTGAAAAGCTATATAAAATAAATTATCAAACTGCAAAAAAGGGTTATAGCTGTGTTAATGAAAGCCTAAGTGTAAAACATTCTGTTAAAGATAGTAGCAACAAACTCATTCTCACAGGTAATGAAGCCATCTGCCTTGGTGCAATTACTGCTGGGGTAAACTTTTTTGCCACATACCCCATGACACCGGCATCTTCTATACTCCATTTTTTAGCGGAACAGGAGCTACAATTCAACATAATCACAAAACATACAGAGGACGAGATCTCCGCCATTAATATGGCAATAGGAGCCTCCTTTGCCGGAGCAAGGAGTATGGTGGCAACATCTGGTGGTGGATTTAGTCTTATGGTGGAGGGGTTGGGGCTTGCCGCTATAGCAGAAACACCGATAGTAATTGTGGAAAGCCAGAGACCCGGACCAGCCACCGGAATGCCCACCTGGACGGAGCAGGCCGACCTTAAATTTGTTTTAAATGCTTCCCAGGATGAATTTGTAAGGGTAGTTTTAACTCCGGGGGATGTTGAAGAGCTATTCTATTTTACATTTGACGCTTTTAATCTGGCGGAAAAATACCAGATCCCTGTTTTTATTCTGTCGGATAAATACCTTTCCGAATCCCATTTTACCACAAAATCTTTTAAAACTGACCATCTTCAGATTGATAGGGGGTTACTATTTGACGGTGACCCTGGAAAGCCAATGGAGTTTTTCCCCAGGTATAAAGAGGTGGAAAATGGCATAGGGATGAGAACAATCCCCGGAACACCTGGTGGTTTATACAAAGCCCCGGGGAACGAACATGATGAATACGGTTTTGTTACTGATAATGCTGAAAATAGAGTAATTCAGCAGGATAGAAGATTCAAAAAGATCCCTGAGATCATAAAAGAGATCCCTCATCCTGCCCTTTATGGGGCTGATGATGCCACAATCACTGTGGTATGTTGGGGATCTTTGAAGCTCCAGATGATGGAGCTTTTGAAATATACAAACAAGGTAAACTTTATCCATTTTCCAGCCATTCACCCCCTTGATTGGAGCAAAGTAAAGGCTCTGTTTGAAAACAGAAATCTTGTAATTGTGGAAAATAACAAAACAGCCCAGCTTAGATCAGTGATAGCTGAACAGACCGGAATAATCATAGAAAAAACGATTTTGAAGTATGATGGGAGACCCTTCTTCGTGGACGAGCTTTACGAAAAACTATTAGGGGAGGTATTATGA
- a CDS encoding thiamine pyrophosphate-dependent enzyme: protein MKAVEFNSGKTPNWCPGCGNFAIWNAIKGALAELEISGKDIVNISGIGCSGKMLNYLRTYGFHTLHGRTMPVATGIKLTNHKLTVLVNGGDGDGYGMGMGHFIHAIRRNLNITYLIHNNHVYGLTTGQASPTTDKGLKSKSTPHGVIDEPLNGLFVSLSAGATFIARGYSGDLEHLKSIIKAGIIHNGFSHIEILQPCVTFGKHYGYEYYDERVYRIADDYNPGNFEEALKLIRKKDKIALGIIYRIDRPTQEEQLPQIKDKTLIDQGIVKRDISAMLKSFV from the coding sequence ATGAAAGCGGTAGAATTCAACTCAGGTAAAACCCCAAATTGGTGCCCAGGTTGTGGCAATTTTGCTATATGGAACGCCATAAAAGGAGCCTTAGCAGAGCTTGAGATCAGTGGCAAAGATATTGTCAATATATCTGGTATCGGCTGCTCTGGCAAGATGCTAAATTATCTCCGCACATACGGTTTCCACACTTTACATGGGAGAACGATGCCTGTTGCCACTGGGATAAAACTCACTAATCATAAACTTACGGTGTTAGTAAATGGTGGAGATGGTGATGGTTACGGTATGGGGATGGGTCATTTTATACATGCCATAAGAAGAAATCTCAACATTACATACCTTATTCATAACAATCACGTGTATGGACTCACAACAGGTCAGGCTTCCCCCACCACTGACAAAGGTTTGAAAAGCAAATCAACACCCCACGGTGTGATTGATGAACCATTAAACGGCCTATTCGTATCTCTTTCGGCAGGAGCCACATTTATTGCAAGAGGGTATTCTGGTGATCTAGAACATTTAAAATCGATTATTAAAGCTGGTATTATTCACAATGGCTTTTCCCACATAGAGATTCTTCAACCCTGTGTCACTTTTGGAAAACACTACGGATATGAATATTACGATGAAAGGGTTTACAGGATTGCCGATGATTACAACCCAGGAAACTTTGAAGAAGCCTTAAAATTGATCAGGAAAAAGGATAAAATTGCCCTTGGCATCATCTACAGAATAGATAGACCAACACAGGAGGAACAGCTACCGCAGATCAAAGATAAGACGTTGATAGATCAGGGCATTGTCAAAAGAGATATATCAGCTATGCTTAAATCTTTTGTATAA
- a CDS encoding PEP/pyruvate-binding domain-containing protein has protein sequence MYFKAPINTGIPSLDKILDNIRLGDNVVWSVTNISDYKFFVKPFVDNAILNERKVVYVRFANHDYIIDDLSKVEIFYPDLTSFEKFASSIYSMIDKNGKEVFYIFDCLSELVNYWATDWMIANFFKITCPFLYILDTVAYFAIYKNYHAFKTSTAIHDTTQVMLEVLNYERFYYVQPIKVFERYSPTMFLPHKFNKNNDFEPVTSSYEVTMLNNSICSLLSNDIYKHIDYWDRLFILAKRVINNQQSPEYSLLFDRICNLMISRDYRILSLYKKYFRIEDLIQIKERLIGTGFIGGKAAGMLLARKILENHCSKWSEISEPHDSFYIGSDVYYEYIIHNGWWDLFVSQKRDDGYFVFGEKLERLFLTGEFPEHIENKFKLMLNYFGQYPIVIRSSSLLEDGFGNAFAGKYESFFSSITGSPEKRYKDFINSVKRIYSSAMSREALIYRKERGLDKLEELMSILIQRVSGTYHGEFYFPDMAGVGLSYNTYVWHEDIDPTDGMIRIVLGLGTRAVNTHEGEHSKIISLSNPNLLTNSDVNEIKKYSQKFIDSLIVDKSGKYSVPINKVYQIIPECLLDIVASRDFAKERFLESRRNKFQKIYYLNFNGLVNNRDILQIFKDILKILEKHYEHPVDIEFTLNFTSLDSPKINLVQCRPLQANSIAGNKQLSDEMIKDMLSLLKVKGNFMGGNIFEKIDYIIYIPEEAYKNLTNSEKYELARAIGGINSEFDKEEENCLMILPGRIGTTTPSLGVQVSFSEINRMRALVEMGYFESDFSPELSFGTHFFQDIVESGIFFIAADPKKAVVNFKDFNKFKEKESESVINFKENIRNAIKIFDLTSRKVYLYGNIKSQTAGIFYKKQNF, from the coding sequence ATGTATTTCAAAGCACCAATAAACACAGGGATACCAAGTCTTGATAAAATTTTAGATAATATCAGGCTCGGCGATAATGTAGTTTGGTCTGTGACGAATATCTCCGACTATAAATTCTTCGTAAAGCCTTTTGTGGATAATGCTATCCTGAATGAACGAAAAGTGGTATATGTAAGATTTGCCAATCACGATTACATAATAGACGATTTATCTAAAGTTGAGATCTTTTATCCAGATTTAACGAGCTTTGAAAAGTTCGCATCAAGCATCTATAGTATGATAGATAAAAATGGTAAAGAAGTGTTCTATATATTCGATTGTCTCTCAGAATTAGTCAATTATTGGGCAACTGACTGGATGATTGCAAACTTCTTTAAAATTACCTGCCCATTCCTATATATACTAGATACGGTTGCATACTTTGCAATTTATAAAAACTACCATGCATTCAAAACATCCACTGCTATACACGACACCACACAGGTAATGCTTGAAGTGCTAAATTATGAAAGATTTTATTACGTCCAACCTATAAAGGTTTTCGAAAGATACTCCCCAACGATGTTTCTTCCCCACAAGTTTAATAAAAACAACGATTTTGAACCGGTCACATCCAGTTATGAAGTCACAATGCTCAATAATTCCATATGTAGCCTTCTCTCCAACGATATATACAAACATATCGACTACTGGGATAGACTGTTTATACTTGCAAAAAGGGTAATCAACAATCAACAGTCACCGGAATATTCTTTACTGTTTGATAGAATTTGTAACTTAATGATCAGCAGAGATTACAGAATTCTTAGTCTGTACAAAAAATATTTCAGGATAGAGGATCTCATACAGATCAAAGAACGATTGATTGGAACAGGTTTTATAGGTGGAAAAGCAGCGGGAATGCTTCTTGCAAGGAAAATTCTCGAAAATCATTGCAGCAAATGGTCTGAAATATCTGAGCCACACGATTCCTTCTACATAGGATCTGATGTGTATTATGAATATATCATACACAACGGTTGGTGGGATCTGTTTGTTTCTCAGAAAAGAGATGATGGGTATTTTGTCTTCGGCGAGAAATTGGAGAGACTTTTCTTGACCGGGGAATTTCCGGAACATATCGAAAATAAATTCAAGCTCATGCTAAACTATTTTGGACAATACCCAATAGTAATAAGATCAAGTAGCCTCTTGGAAGATGGTTTTGGTAACGCTTTTGCTGGAAAATATGAAAGCTTCTTCTCCTCAATTACTGGTTCACCCGAAAAAAGGTACAAAGATTTCATAAATTCTGTAAAGAGAATCTATTCCAGTGCAATGAGTAGAGAAGCACTTATATATAGGAAAGAAAGAGGGCTTGATAAACTAGAAGAGCTCATGAGTATCCTCATACAGAGGGTGTCTGGTACTTATCATGGAGAGTTCTATTTCCCGGATATGGCTGGGGTTGGTCTATCATACAATACGTACGTGTGGCACGAAGATATAGATCCCACCGATGGAATGATAAGAATCGTACTGGGGCTGGGAACAAGAGCAGTAAATACCCATGAAGGAGAACATTCTAAGATTATATCTCTTAGTAACCCAAACCTCCTTACCAATAGCGATGTAAATGAAATAAAAAAATACTCCCAGAAATTTATAGACTCTCTTATCGTTGATAAATCTGGCAAATATTCAGTGCCAATCAATAAGGTTTACCAGATAATCCCCGAGTGTCTCCTTGATATCGTGGCTTCAAGGGATTTCGCCAAAGAAAGATTTTTGGAAAGTAGGAGAAATAAATTCCAGAAGATATACTATTTAAACTTCAATGGGCTTGTTAATAATAGAGATATTCTACAAATTTTCAAAGATATACTGAAGATATTGGAAAAACATTATGAACACCCTGTGGATATAGAGTTTACATTGAATTTTACCTCCCTTGATTCACCCAAGATAAATTTAGTCCAATGTCGTCCATTGCAGGCTAATTCTATAGCTGGTAATAAACAACTTTCTGATGAGATGATCAAAGATATGTTATCTCTTTTGAAAGTGAAAGGGAACTTTATGGGGGGAAATATATTTGAAAAAATTGACTATATTATATACATTCCGGAAGAAGCTTATAAGAATCTCACAAATAGCGAAAAATATGAGCTCGCCAGAGCCATAGGTGGTATCAACAGTGAGTTTGACAAGGAGGAAGAAAACTGCCTGATGATATTACCCGGAAGAATAGGCACCACCACCCCTTCCCTTGGTGTACAGGTATCCTTTTCTGAGATAAATCGTATGAGAGCTTTAGTGGAGATGGGATACTTCGAATCTGACTTTTCCCCTGAACTATCTTTTGGAACACATTTCTTTCAGGATATCGTAGAGAGTGGAATATTTTTTATAGCAGCTGATCCAAAAAAAGCTGTTGTAAATTTCAAAGATTTCAACAAATTCAAGGAGAAAGAATCAGAATCTGTGATTAACTTCAAGGAAAATATTAGAAATGCCATAAAAATATTTGACCTAACATCAAGAAAAGTATATCTTTATGGTAATATTAAATCGCAAACTGCAGGTATATTCTACAAAAAACAAAATTTTTAA